Sequence from the Paramisgurnus dabryanus chromosome 3, PD_genome_1.1, whole genome shotgun sequence genome:
CTGGTCAGAACAAGCCTACAGGATGGCTGGGAGGCCCAGTTCCTACTGCCTCTAAAGAAGAAGAATCCTCTGGATGGGAAGAGCCATCTCCTGAATCCATCAGGCGTAGAATGGAGATTGATGATGGTACTTCAGCATGGGGAGATCCCAACAAATATAATAATGGTAGTGTAAACATGTGGAACAAGAACACTGCTGGAGAGCAGGATAGCATGGCTGTTTCTCAGCCCCCACAAGCCCAAAGCTCCATGGCTCCAAAAGAAAAGAACAGCAGCAGCTCAGGTGAGTGTCTTTCTATTTTGCAGTGGCTTGGCAATTATTACTCATCCCTCATATTTATCTTTAGTCATGCAGTCATTCCTTTGGAATTTGTCTGGATGTGTTTTTTCCCTCCCACCCCTTTCCTCCAATACCAGTTGCACTGACAAAGCTCTGAACTTACAAGTGAGTGCTTGTGAAATGTGCATATGGTTTACCCATTGCAGAGAAATATTTTAGAAAGGTTGTTTTTGTTGAGACAAAAGTCTTTATCTTCCTTAATTATTTGCAGGAAGTGTATACTAAAGGTGTATGTGCAAGTAATGTTTCCACTTCATTTGGAATTGGCTGTGGATGAGCAGTGCTCAGGGGAAAACTCGGTTTGGGTTACATTGTAGTCATGTGGCAGCAACTTGAGCAGGAGGGCACACATGAACAGGGCTATTTTTGAGGGAAGTATTTAGGACATATGCGGGATGGTGAAAGTGCAGAAACCTCAGTGGTTAAATGTGAGCTGATCCATCAGTAGGACttcagagtaaacaaagcttaCATAAGCATGTTTATGTAAGGGTCAGATTTGGGCCATTGAAAACTTCAGTCCAAAAGTGCAGTCCAATCACACTTTGaagtttaagatttttttatgtaaatagaTTTAGGTTTAAAATAGCACAGAGCCTTTtcttgttcatttttttaacaTGCTGCTTTTCATTAAccatttacaataaaaaatattaattcttGTGCTAGTAATAACATATACAGTTTACTATTAATATCCCCTCAAGCAAATGTGCAGAGGATTATAGCATTTTGCACTATTGCTCTTTGATGATAGCGTTTTTTTTTGTCTGGACACAGGATGGGGAGAGCCATATGGTGGGCCACAAAAAATGGAGTCCTCTACCTGGGTTGACCCTGCTGCTCCACCTGTCTCTGTGGACAATGGTACTTCTGCTTGGGGTAAGCCTGTTGATTCAGGCTCCAGCTGGGAAGTACCAGGGAGGGAAAACTCAGGAGGAAATGGCTGGGGCAATGCTGCTGTAGGGCAACAGTCACAGCACAAGTCTGGTATGTTATATGTCTTATGGGGGCAAagagctttattattttactgtttaattCATACATTTGCACTTCAATGTCAACCGTATTACTAAACaaaactagggatgctccgatcgatcggccgcagatcggtatcggccaataacggcattaaatgacttgatcggtactcgctaaatttgccaatctttctgtttacttttgtcatcatagggcTCCTGAATGCGTCTGTAATTAGAGACCATTTGAACGCAGTGCAAGCATTTTTATAACACGTTGCTCATGTGCGACATGCAGATTTGTATTTCTCtctgcctttacagagatatgtgtattttctatgaggacgtGCTCCGGTCCTTACAGCACGACGTCTccacatccccatcaaacagcgtatacaacacatatctatcacAGACAATTGCATCTTCATGCtgaaagtttattatttgcatgcgttttaaagttttgactaAACGTATTTTCCTCGCAGCTGCTCTTGTCTGCGTACACCCGGCGAGCATGCACACAGcagcctgtcatcagtgcacATGTACAGATTGATCTCTCTCaagtcttaaagctacagtaacctAATTCATCTCTTAATAAAATCAGTTTCGGCCCTTCAGTGAAGAACTGTTGTACTTCATACGAAtacgtgtatatttaattcatacagtaaagactggCAAGGCGAAGACAACAAATCTgtatcggctgcaaaaatcctgatcgggGCATtcctaaacaaaacaaattttcacttaaattgaaaaaaactgttcttGCCGGAACTAGTTATacaatgacagattttttttgtctttaggATCCAAACCTATGCAAGACAACTGGTGTGGAGAGGAGATGTCCATGGCAGGGCACTCCAACTGGGGAGAAGAAGAGGAAGTAGAAATAGGCATGTGGAACAACAATCCATCACAAGAAACTGGAAACTGGTCCTACAAGAAGATGCCACCAAAGGTAATACATTACAGACTTGATTTAGCCTGGTATAACCCCTTCACTGAAGTTACAGTTTGATAAAGACATACAGCATGGTAAATTGTGGTTGGTTACTTACATTATTTACCTTTCTTCTCAGTTGAATAAAGGACCCAACAAGCAGGATGATTCTCCGTGGATGAATCAGTTTGTGAAACAGTTCAACAACATGTACCCTGTAAGGAACACTCCACTATTTTAAGAAACCTGTTTATGATGTTAGATGATCATGAATCTTTAATGTAGCAAAATTGTATTAGTTTACATGATGACAGTTGCGTGTCTTTTTACAGAGGGACTCCGCTGAGGATTCCATGAAGGGAAATAAGATGGATATGTCTGGAGGTATGTGAAGTTCACGTGCCGTTTCAGCTTACAAATGGTTGTATGAAGTTCATTGCATTTAATTATAACCAATTTCTACAGGAATGGTGGAAAAGCGCATGGATGTTGACAAGCATGTACTTAATATGGGGGAGTATGGAAAAGCTCCTGCCTCACGTCACCAGATCCACAAAGACTCATCCATGGACCGCAATCCCTATATGGATAAGGTCAGTTATTCTCTAATTGTCTAAAAGCAGTAATGGCTCACTGTGAAAACATGTCATTGCGTTTGCTTGCTGGGTACTTTAGCACCCTCTATGGAAAGGGAATGGGGCATGAAAAAACCCTGAAATCTGAATATCAAATTTGAGGCTTTCAGTGCATATACATCAGTTTAAATGCTTTGTATATACTACTATACTCTTCACAGTTAATATCTATATATTTAAAACCAACACGGTTGATGTTTTATTTTGCATTATCGAAGGATTTCCCTGAAATGAAATCCCACTATTGACTCTTTGTGTAGCAAAAATAGCAAGTGAAATTTTACAGCTGTGATGTGACAAAACCCTGTTAGAAAGAAGGGACAAATCTATTGACGCGTCCCACCCCAACTTCTATTTTTAATAGGGAATATGCCAGCACGGCAAATAATACCACCTGCCCTTTAATTTCTTTAACCTTTATAAACTCTCTTAGTGAATGTAGTCTCTTTTTTCTTAGTCATCTTTTCTGTTTATAACTTCCTTGACTAATTTCAATAGAAGAAAACTTTCCAGTTTCTTAAAGATGCAAAGAGGATGCTAACATAGCCTTTCTCTTTCCTTTTCCCTGGCTGTTGATGTTTCTTTCTCTGGTGGCCTGGTGCTCCTTCTGGTCTTTGACCGCCTCTCTGCTGTTGTGCTCTGCGTCCTGCTCTTCTCTCTGCTTGGCCTGTGGTTGTGCTTCAGCTTTCACTGCCAGTATATGATAGCACTGTAGCAGAGGAGCCCCAAAACTCACAGATCACTTCCATGCAGAATATCAGCTTTTCCCCTACAAATAGTGCTCAACCAAACCAGTGCAGCTTGCCAGGGCCCCACCTTCCAAACTCTGCCTCTGTTAGGCAGGTGAGTTAGTGCATGACGCTCCCCGTGTGCTGAAGCTGTGAATGGACTGCGGCCGCACTGTGCTTGTTGTTTGTGTGTAATGTATTTGCGTTTTTCCCACAGAATGTAAACATGTACAGTGTCGGTAATGCAGCACAAGGCCGGAATGCCCAGCAGCCTTCAGCACAACCTCTCAATTCTGCTCAGCCCAATCTACGTAACCAAGTGCCTCCTCCACTACATCCCTCTCAGGTAATAACACTTGGGATTGTATGCCCCATGCAACTCGCATTGAGATAAGGCAGACAAACAACTGCACCCACAACTATTACCcataaaaggatagttcaccaaaaaataaaaattctgccatcatttactcgctctcatgttgttacaaaccagtGTTTTTGAAGGCTCGTCACGCTAATATCTTTTAAAAGGTAACTAACAAGTTAACATTCAATTTTACTCGACAATCGGCTTGTGACACATTTCATGGTAAGCTTAAGGTTTTACATGTATCTACTTGTCAAACCTAAGCCAATTTCCAATACTTTTTGTGGCGTATTTAAATAACAAGGCAAGGCACGCGTTTCTCAACTTTATAAGTGAGGTCTCAGCGTAACACACAAACTCGACATGAGGGTATAAGGCTCAACTTTTTTGACATGCACAGAAGGCACACCGactaaaacaacggcaagcccTCAGGGACAACCTTAATGCACATTTACATAGTATTAAATACACCACActttttaacctaaattaatttgttaaagacTACAATTTTTACTAGTGATGCACCAATGTATCGGctgccgatttttgatgaatttgaaaccatcggcaatagcacgagaaaggccgataccatttgtttattaattaactgcatcaagaaatccattatatataaaaaatgagttaatgttgttaataaaataaattctgaatagcaaaaaccacctttgaaggttgtcatgctgtcttattatatttgttttagcttaatttgtgcctctcttattatgttggtcagttgaatgttaattagatccaatcaatgttcagtaaaaataatttgatgcagaaataaactagctaatagaccaattgtatagtattgtatacaagtgtttaatatcggcatcggtatcggtcagaagttgtctgtttaaatcggtatcggacaaaaaaaatcctatctgtgcatccctaatttttactaaaatagacttaaacttgactaaaacctttttgcgttttcatcgattaaaacttgactaaaactatcaattttataagtgactaaaatgtgactaaaactaaaaagcattttcatccataagactaaaactaaaaactttgggctgccaaaaacaacactgttacaaacctgtataaatttctttattctgacgaacacaaaggaagatattttgagcaatgtttgtaactattcgtttttgagcaccattgactttcatattatttttatttttttgtactatagaagtcaatggtgctcttGTTTCCTGttgattaaaaatattttcctttgtgttcagcaaaacaaagaaatttatacaggtttgtaaaaacgtaagggtgagtaaacaatgacagaatttttatttttgggtgaactatccctttaacaaatcgctccaatgcaaaaaaatattgccATTTAGAAAAGGTTTGCAGTCTAATGCTTTGTTcagaccagccacggtagagatGTCAAGCGCAatttatttcaatgttaagtcaatgtgaagacgtgttgacgcgcatctggaggtctcgcgccACGAATGAGGCGCTTAGTGCGGTGTGGTAGACGCGATTCCGTCTTATTCGCGCGTCTAGTTtgtgcgaattgagcgttgtcaCGCAAAAACTTGCAAGTTGAAAAAGTAAGGAACTTTGGGGGGgaaatgtgttgctttaaccaatcaggagcttgctctataAGTgaagtgattacagaaagcgagccgagtcgcagaagcccctcccatgacgcgaatttccacgtgaatgtctcgataaCTGGAATTTCACGCacgaatgaagcaagtaaactcaaaatgttcaagtggcaaactagacgcggtagatgCGTTTTGATGCCTCAaacacggctggtgtgaacccacagtaatgctttaaatcttaattatttgtttaaaaaaaacacatttttgagaGAAGGCTATAAAATTTAATTTCCTACTTTTTTATATATCATTggttaacaatttttttttaaatgaaatgtgCATACTGGAaacatgtatgtattttatatcaaaagtatgtgtgtttgttttgtcaGGTCCCGCCACCCCTGTTGAAGTACTCTCCCAATAATGGAGGTCTGAATCCTCTTTTCGGCCCACAGCAGGTGGCTATGCTGAACCAGCTTAACCAGCTGTCTCAGCTCTCTCACATTAATCAGTTACAGGTATTGATCTCACTGTTCAGCTTCAAAAACATTATGTGACACATTGCCAAATCTGGGCTGCAGTTACAGCTCTTTGCTTTTTATTTCCCATCTCAGCGTCTCCTCTTACAGCAAAAAGCGCAAACCCAGAGGGCCATGCCTGTTAACAGCCGCCAACAACAGGAACAGCAGGTTTGTGTTTTCCTCTGCATCCTTAGCTGTCCTGTTTTCTTATAATCTTTCCTCATTTAATGCGTCTTTCCCTTTATGATGGCGTGTGCGCAGGGTCGTGGTCTGGGCCCATCTCAACAGATGATCCAGCCTCCCCGTCATCTCGATCCCTCCCTGATGAAGCAGCAGAATTCTCCCCAGCTGCCCTCAATGCACCAGCCCAGCCTCAAGTCTTATATGGAGAACTTCATGCCCCCCAATGCCTCCGATCTCCAGAAAGAACAAAGTTCCATGAGCTCGTACAGTAATTTCTCTTTAGGTGGGTGTTCTCCCCATCTTCACGTAGGGCAGAATGACTCAATGTTGCACCAAGCTGCCAAGCCCAACACGATGTTTGCCTCTGACATGTCAGGCTATCAGCCAGCTGGCATTAGTCAAAGTCATAGTCTCCTAGCCCCACCTATGAGCAATGGCCACATGGTGCCAGGCTCTTCTGTGAACCCTCGGGTAGGAAAGAACTTCTGTCCTGACAGCAGCTCTCTGCCAGCAAGAGGTGAATACAGTCTATCTATTTTGTTGCCCCTAGCTAATTTCCccatgctttttatttttatggggAACAGGAAAATATGCCATGTCACAGACCTTTTGAGTTCAGACCCTTATTTGATTGGAAATCGGCTGGCATATGTATGGTgcttatatttataatttcagCTGCTTGAAATCCTTTTTATTCCTTTTGGGTATGCCGCGTTGATACGTTTTAAAATTCAATTTTATATTTGAttcgaatcgattttttttctgGATGCTGCTGTTAATCCTGGATACTGTTGTTAAATTTATTTCTGAGAATACGGGCAGTGGGTTTTGAAGGTCTTTTGTGGAAATGGTTATAGCTTGaagcatgttttctttttaatagCAGCATGCACTTACGTTTGCATGAACCCCGTGTTATCTCTGCATGATCTGAAAATGTTTAAAGACAAAAGGTTCAGTAgacatagtaataataatatctgATCTTTTGTACAGATTGACATGATCTTTGATTTCGACATGAATTagtttaaaggtcccgttctttcagtgttttaaaagctttgattgtttttacagtgtttatGTTTCACGTTTAGAAAACCCGGTATTTTTCAAACAATTTACTTTTCTGTATAGCGCtcttttcactgtcctcaaaatgtgctgatgtcttccttgttctgtgaagtccctccttcagaaatacttaacgagttctgattgtgtagtttgtttagtgtgttgtgattcgatagcagcttagcttagcagagccgtttgagccaaagcaggcgactgacgtattcctgtgggcggagtttagtcaaaaactcttaaATTGACTTGATTCAAttgggaagtagagggctgtagtccaaaccggccgttccctgtaggctttgaaaggggaattctgtttaagaaaatatatcgcttggcagtgaactttgagctttatcattttgcaggtattatttatgctattatagcaacacactaactaaagtttgaaaaatgggatcaggaagaacgtgacctttaatcaCTTTTTCTACCTCACAGaacattttctcttttttttcacCCTAAAGTTAATTATTTTAAGGTTTAAAGTTATACTAAAACCCACATTTTCCCCCTTGGttttacagacaaggcttaagtcCTAGATTAAAACacgtttgagctgtctcaactgaaaGTAACCTGCACTGACAGAtgttaaaatatgccagtgccattgatttgtcttaaGTTATGCAACAGTAATGTCTATTTCTAAggaatgtttataaaagatgctaaaacttaaacatttagctaagccttgtctgtaaaaccaggctttaaaggaaaacaccacactttttcaatgttttactttgttcttacctcaacttagacaaattaatacatacctatcttatttcaatgtgtgcacttaatctttgtacagcacatcgtgaatgtgttagcatttagcctagccccattcattctttaggatccaaacagagatgaatttagaagccaccaaacacttccatgttttccctatttaaagacatgaGTAATTACACAAGTatgtatggtggcacaaaataaaatgtggcgattttttttttttaagcggataaaaatgaaaactatattgtatggcggaagagcactaagtttgcagcacttcgacctcaggcgcagtaatattgacggtagtttgagcgagaggggtcAGGAGtgagtgctgttccgccatacaatatagttcttgTTTTTTCCCACCTTTTTTTTGGGCCACCATActaacttgtgtaactactcatgtaacagtttttaaatagggaaaacatgaaagtgtttggtggcttctaaattcatccctgtttggatcctaaggaatgaatgtggctaggctaaatgctaacacatcacgacgcgctgtacaaagattaagtgcacacattgataaagatagttatgtattaattcatctaagttgaggtaagaaaatagtaatattaaaaaacggtggtgttttcctttaatgacTCATACTTTTAAATCTTACTCCATATTTTCTCAATAAATGTTGAACGTTGTTTTTAAACCAAAGTTTGGTTTTGTTCCACCAGGCTTGAACCCAAACATGAATGTAAGCAACCTTGATATTAGTAGTGTTGGTTTTAAGGAGCCACAGTCCCGTCTAAAGAAGTGGACTGCAATGGACATTTCCGTTAACTCGCCACTTGATCAAAACCCCAGCAAAACTGGTAGGTTTTTCTTTCCTAGCGTTcctttttaaacaatcacactCATCTCCGCAATGtcaaaacaagttttttttgtaaatctaATGAATCTGATCATACTATAGGTGCTATAACGTCTGGCCTGAGGCTTGAAGACTCACCCTTTGGTCCATATGACTTCATCAATGCCAGTAATGCTCCCATCAGTCCTCCTGGCTCTGTGGGAGATGGCTGGCCCAGCCGTGCCAAATCACCTCATGGTTCCACCAATGTCAACTGGCCACCAGGTTCGGATACAATCACTTCATGAATGCTTTGTCGATAATCCACTATTTTTACTAAGCTCTCTAGTAATCAAAGCTCACCAGGTCATGTTTGTTTGGCAGAGTTTCGTCCTGGTGAGCCCTGGAAAGGATATCCAAACATTGATCCTGAAACTGACCCATTCGTCACTCCTGGCAGTGTGATTAATAATCTCTCCATTAATACAGTCCGGGATGTTGATCACCTCAGGGACAGGAACAATGGTAAGCGTTTGCGTGCAAATTGCAGATTTTCCTTTTAAGTTGTATGCATTAGTGTTTTGGAAAATGGAAAATTATAATGGTTTTGTTATTTCAGGGCCATCCTCATCACTTAACACCACGCTGCCTTCAAATAGTGCCTGGACATCCATTCGTGCCTCCAACCACAATAGTTCCCTTAGCAGTACAGCACAAAGCACTTCAGGTCAGTAGGGAATTATTAGAAATGTACACAGTGATGTGTCGATACAAAAACAGATTTTTGGGAAACTGCAGAATGTAGAGACATTTTATTTGACATGGCATTTTAAAACAGCATTTGTAACAGGAAGCTTAAGAAACCATATGAGATGTTGACCATTGTGAACTATTACTTGCAACTACTTGAGCAAAACTTCAATCTCTGTCGTCTTTTTTGGTGCTATAGCCAGAAACAGTGACTCCAAATGGTCTCCTGGTACAGTTACCAACACCTCTTTGGCTCATGAGCTGTGGAAGGTTCCTCTCCCCTCAAAAGGTATCTCTGCTCCGTCCCGCCCCCCGCCTGGCCTCACAGGCCAGAAACAGCCCTCGTCTTGGGACAACGGCTCTCTGAGAATGGCAGGCTGGGGCAGCTCTGAATCCAGATACACCTCTGGTTAGTCACACTGTCTTGCATACACGTTCACCtgctttttatataaatggtcAATACGGTTGAGATTAATAGTGGAGACTTATAATGATCATTCTTCACAGGTTCCAGCTGGGGTGACAGCAGCTCAGGGAGAACTAATTGGCTTGTACTCAAAAACCTCACACCTCAGGTAAAAGTTTCAGTGTTTGGACTCAATTGACGCAAGTTGAGATCGCTTTGTTAGGATCATGTCACGCCAACTTTTCTGTTAACGACTCCTGATTGTGTTTTACAGATTGATGGCTCCACCTTGCGAACTCTGTGCATGCAGCACGGTCCACTGATCACATTCCATCTGAACCTTCCCCATGGCAATGCTGTAGTCTGTTACAGCTCTAAGGAGGAGGCGGCCAAAGCCCAAAAGTCACTGCACATGTAAGTACATGTCTTTTTTGAAATGCCTTTGGTAAATACACTAAtcacatttgaagtggatcaaaagggttcattaaagttgtccaaagacttttatgaaaggttttgatccaatGTACATCAAAAATTACATAAGTTGTATAGAAGTAGCAGAAGTGGCACTTTGTCTTCTTATGCATTACATGAAATGTGCTTAAAAGCTTCACATCCATTAAGCATGGAAAAACGTTGTTAAACAATGAACTAATAACTAATAGAGCCATCGGGCACTGGGAGCGCCAGTCTGATTGGATCCAAGTAAAATCAGATTATTAAAAATGCACGCtgtgtaaatattaaaaaatatattttttctggaATGTTTAGTATCTTAATAATATGTCAACCTTTAACtataaaggggacagagaatgaaaacccatttttaccttgtctttgttgaataatggtagtctaccacattcacaaacataccaAATGTGCtgaacatgctaaacatctcagtctcatagaaattcctcttttagaaatgtcagccagaaaacagcccaatctgaaaaactgatgcttatgacatcacaggcatctaactgcccctccactttaaaataattggctacattttttgagtggcagcaaagtcagccaatcagtaatgagattgcaagttaagccagtagggggagccaattaggtgcaaaaccacttgtttaaaatcccccaccctaatagagctatctgagagaggttttaggaagcttctaaggcattacagacccaaacaaaaacaattttgtctacatgtcacatcactgaacaaggataaatactctgttcaatcattctatgtcaccttaaAGCAGTTTCCAGAACTTGACGAAGACTCTGCTTTTCCTCTTCTCCTCCAGGTGTGTTTTAGGGAACACTACTATTCTTGCAGAGTTTGCTAGTGAAGAGGAAATTAATCGTTTCTTTGCACAAGGTCAGTCAATGACTGCCTCTCCCAGCTGGCAAACACTGGGCTCTTCTCAGAACCGGATCGGATCCATCGAGGGTTCCCACCCCTACGCAAACCGCACTGATCCAAATCACTGGAACGGCAGCGGGCTGTCAGGAGCTAGCAGTGGAGACCTGCATGGTTCGTCTCTCTGGGGTGTTCCCAATTACTCCACGAGCCTGTGGGGCAACCCCAGCGGCGGTGAGGGGGGGAGAATCAACAGTCCCTCCCCCATCGGCTCTTTCCTACCTGTTGACCATCTAAGTGGAGGTGGGGAGTCCATGTAGTGCATCGTTCACCTTCTGACTTTAAacgaaaaaagacaaaaaaaatcaacaacatACAAACCCGTGACCTCAATGTGGAGTAGTTAATCATAATCATAtgaccatatatatatatatatatattatatatgaaAAAAATCAAATGGCACTAGTTAGACTTTTCTTCACTtacaaaaaaagcaaaaaaaaaacaaaaacaatgcgGGGTCACCCTGTGGAAACAAGTTACGTTTTTTCTGCACATATGTCCACTTTGTTTTAGCCCAAAACATATCAGTTTGAATACTTGAATCATGCAGGCCAATTCTATATAATGTGAAAGGATGTATTTACACTTCCAGGTAGTGCTCTTCATACAGAAAAAAGC
This genomic interval carries:
- the LOC135761955 gene encoding trinucleotide repeat-containing gene 6A protein-like isoform X4 is translated as MAPIRDSVSHSPNQTGLEHAGLESQFENSPWSSSSPCSDSNSNWGKVIVDKGPWSSITSSDPELASECMDADSASSSGSEKNLSIMASGNTGGDNNGNRQGCSQGSHFMVANGSNNVANGSVKGPWGVSNGSMLSTCQGSGESPSGKLVESSHGKINAWGTQGSSTNGGINPSTLIPNANHGAWPILQNTGPNPHGPVGNGGTNTQLSTIGQTPCMQSINSKMSWGCLQENMSEAEINGTSKVQSGQPQNLNTEFNGPNNTTNMMTSSLPNSTGSIQMNEQPPGHRAWPMNTGGSSQLPISSVSNGTSISQHGNSEGINSGSYGTAWGIPPSTNYSGDKCPIPKGQAVGDTVNATLMQSGANGSSVSAASLKNNNNGMGGRGGGWDSTSTTSQNISWGAGNGVGPAGIPRPWGSASSSSSSSSSSSSNTGTKVSNGEWNTLPSNSQHSNDGTNGGRKGTNGWKSLEDDALGIGSSGQASQGSTWNKSTGSEGSGESSEGRSERDGQRSGNRRRGNQQGMITAALSKIEVDPRVLSNTGWGQTPVRQNTAWDVSNPDKKPGNGQMGWGHAPPKASNSGGWGDGPSNNSSDSSMSGWTEQKPSTGWGETKGSGGQSGWEEASSVTLNKNSSSWNGSNDEKSSSWNNAQKAKQGWGGPSAGDGWGGEGPKGNHWVEPQKSSSSGWDRDSDSDRSGSGWSETGRCRTSNTWGGSGGTNTPDQSASTTGWGESTKTNNQNQAWGEPIKPSHSNSTWSDTTKPNNSSEWGKSQDTSMGTFRSGNTPQTGTPGQNKPTGWLGGPVPTASKEEESSGWEEPSPESIRRRMEIDDGTSAWGDPNKYNNGSVNMWNKNTAGEQDSMAVSQPPQAQSSMAPKEKNSSSSGWGEPYGGPQKMESSTWVDPAAPPVSVDNGTSAWGKPVDSGSSWEVPGRENSGGNGWGNAAVGQQSQHKSGSKPMQDNWCGEEMSMAGHSNWGEEEEVEIGMWNNNPSQETGNWSYKKMPPKLNKGPNKQDDSPWMNQFVKQFNNMYPRDSAEDSMKGNKMDMSGGMVEKRMDVDKHVLNMGEYGKAPASRHQIHKDSSMDRNPYMDKNVNMYSVGNAAQGRNAQQPSAQPLNSAQPNLRNQVPPPLHPSQVPPPLLKYSPNNGGLNPLFGPQQVAMLNQLNQLSQLSHINQLQRLLLQQKAQTQRAMPVNSRQQQEQQGRGLGPSQQMIQPPRHLDPSLMKQQNSPQLPSMHQPSLKSYMENFMPPNASDLQKEQSSMSSYSNFSLGLNPNMNVSNLDISSVGFKEPQSRLKKWTAMDISVNSPLDQNPSKTGAITSGLRLEDSPFGPYDFINASNAPISPPGSVGDGWPSRAKSPHGSTNVNWPPEFRPGEPWKGYPNIDPETDPFVTPGSVINNLSINTVRDVDHLRDRNNGPSSSLNTTLPSNSAWTSIRASNHNSSLSSTAQSTSARNSDSKWSPGTVTNTSLAHELWKVPLPSKGISAPSRPPPGLTGQKQPSSWDNGSLRMAGWGSSESRYTSGSSWGDSSSGRTNWLVLKNLTPQIDGSTLRTLCMQHGPLITFHLNLPHGNAVVCYSSKEEAAKAQKSLHMCVLGNTTILAEFASEEEINRFFAQGQSMTASPSWQTLGSSQNRIGSIEGSHPYANRTDPNHWNGSGLSGASSGDLHGSSLWGVPNYSTSLWGNPSGGEGGRINSPSPIGSFLPVDHLSGGGESM